Below is a genomic region from Persicimonas caeni.
AATGCGCGAGGTCAGCGGCTCCATGACCTCTTTGGCCTCGGCCTCCGAGCCGTTGTAGCACCAGACGATCGCGCACATCGTCTCCAGATGATGATCCTTCGGGAAAGGGGGCATCGGGGGGACGATGTGGAAGCTGATAAACGCGCTGACCTGCGTGGGGGCGCGGCGGATGAACTGGTCGTAGGCGGCAAAGAGCTCTTCGGTGTGGTCGAGCGACCAAAACATCGGCCCGCCGATGATCGACTTGGCCGGGTGCGCCGCGAACTCGAAGGAGGTGACCACGCCATAATTGCCTCCGCCCCCTTTGATCGCCCACAGAAGGTCGGGATGGTGGTCCTTGTCGACGTAGCGAAGCTTGCCGTCGGCAGTGACGATGTCGGCCGAGCAGAGGCTGTCGCAGGTCAATCCGTACTGGCGAGACAAGTGGCCGAAGCCGCCGCCCAGGGTCAGTCCGCCCACGCCGGTCGTCGAGATAATCCCTGCGGGCACGGCCAGCCCGAACGCGCAGGTCGCGTGGTCGAGCTCGCCGATGGTGCAGCCCCCCTCGACACGCACGCGCCGCTTTTTGGGCTCGACGCGGATTCCGCGCAGGTTCGACAGGTCGATGAGCACCTCGTCGTCGACCGTGCCCAGCCCGCCCACGTTGTGGCCACCCCCGCGAATCGCCGCGGCCCTGCCAGTCTCACGGGCAAAGTCGACAGCGGCGATGACGTCGGCGACGTCGCGGCATCGCGCGATGAGGGCAGGATGGCGGTCGATATTGGCGTTGTAGACACGCCGCATCTG
It encodes:
- a CDS encoding FAD-binding oxidoreductase, producing MSTQQRQPMEGEFTPRADALRHKFRGEVLEPGDPVFEQMRRVYNANIDRHPALIARCRDVADVIAAVDFARETGRAAAIRGGGHNVGGLGTVDDEVLIDLSNLRGIRVEPKKRRVRVEGGCTIGELDHATCAFGLAVPAGIISTTGVGGLTLGGGFGHLSRQYGLTCDSLCSADIVTADGKLRYVDKDHHPDLLWAIKGGGGNYGVVTSFEFAAHPAKSIIGGPMFWSLDHTEELFAAYDQFIRRAPTQVSAFISFHIVPPMPPFPKDHHLETMCAIVWCYNGSEAEAKEVMEPLTSRIPPTFSMVGPIAYTELQSMFDGLMPHGLHHYWKSVFLRDLPAEAIEVHKEFGPRVANIHTTMHMYPLNGAVHRVGPKETAFNYRDVQYAANIVGIAETAEGLEPIKQWVREYFEALEPYSVGTGYTNFLFGDEDDKMIRAAFGDNYDRLVAIKTEYDPDNLFRINHNIRPAKARA